In one Culex quinquefasciatus strain JHB chromosome 2, VPISU_Cqui_1.0_pri_paternal, whole genome shotgun sequence genomic region, the following are encoded:
- the LOC119766352 gene encoding uncharacterized protein LOC119766352: MEAESFSLRSWNQAFLVGNLEGNLPLHRTPTNRELLSALLHRNRYDKLSIKNAALEISRLAESALKVPRRKINAHLQDLYDTWRGLYKQKSRTTSKSEEDRTHFRTELSLPCDLSWNVCINDILSLDKTQQLNRLRKRPSI, encoded by the exons ATGGAAGCAGAAAGCTTTAGTTTGCGGTCCTGGAACCAGGCTTTCCTGGTGGGAAATCTGGAGGGAAATCTGCCCCTGCATCGCACCCCGACGAACAGAGAGCTTTTAAGCGCTCTTTTGCACCGGAATCGATACGACAAGCTTTCGATCAAGAATGCCGCCTTGGAAATCTCCCGGTTGGCGGAAAGTGCTTTAAAGGTACCACGAAGAAAGATCAATGCCCATTTGCAAGATTTGTACGACACTTGGAGAG gACTTTACAAGCAAAAATCCCGAACCACTTCGAAATCGGAGGAGGATAGAACTCATTTCAGGACGGAACTATCCCTGCCATGTGATTTATCGTGGAATGTATGCATAAATGATAT TCTATCGCTGGACAAAACGCAGCAGTTGAATCGCCTGAGAAAACGGCCGAGCATATGA